A region from the Osmerus eperlanus chromosome 11, fOsmEpe2.1, whole genome shotgun sequence genome encodes:
- the LOC134029568 gene encoding E3 ubiquitin-protein ligase TRIM39-like, with translation MASAGVLLSEEQVQCSICLDVYTKPVSTPCGHNFCLTCIKDYWDTSDQYSCPLCKEKFNIRPKLRVNTFIAEMADQVKSLGVAEPTPLTQKQALNNPGLVSCDVCTGAKLKAVKSCLECQTSYCETHLEPHQIAPALKKHQLMDPVENLEDRVCQKHGKPLELFCRADQTCVCQFCTETDHKAHETVPIEEESEARKTQLRKMKVQLEEMIQGRQQKMKELQLSAETKKMEAEKDVEESRQVFTALMLSFERSQDELIEVIEEQQREVEKKTAEMIKELEQEITDLLKRSADLEELSHSEDHLLISQSLPALRSLPESKDRAGVRVQGDLCVEPVLKALSQLEKMVQEVTLPDIKLRWMKKCGVDVTLDPDTAHPDLILSADRRQVKLGETNPKIHDKPGRFDYVVCVLGKEGFSSGRFYYEVEVKEKTRWILGVAKESINRKGPFKRSPAKGHWAVGLMGDTGYTAHAGPDLPLSLSQKPQKVGVFVDYEGGEVTFYDVEARCCIYSFTGWVFREKMFPCFSTGLNNDGRNSGPLILSPVL, from the coding sequence ATGGCGTCCGCAGGTGTTCTTCTGTCTGAGGAGCAGGTCCAGTGTTCCATCTGCCTGGACGTGTACACCAAGCCCGTGTCCACGCCCTGCGGACACAACTTCTGCCTGACCTGTATCAAAGACTACTGGGACACTTCTGACCAGTACTCCTGCCCCTTATGTAAGGAGAAATTCAACATCAGACCTAAGCTTCGTGTCAACACCTTCATCGCTGAAATGGCCGACCAGGTCAAGAGTTTAGGTGTGGCTGAACCGACACCTCTCACCCAGAAACAAGCCCTTAACAACCCTGGTTTAGTGTCCTGTGACGTCTGCACTGGGGCAAAGCTCAAGGCTGTCAAGTCCTGCCTGGAGTGTCAGACGTCCTACTGTGAGACCCACCTGGAGCCTCATCAGATTGCCCCGGCCCTGAAGAAACACCAGCTGATGGACCctgtggagaacctggaggacagggtGTGTCAGAAGCATGGGAAACCCCTGGAGCTGTTCTGTAGAGCAgaccagacgtgtgtgtgtcagttctgTACTGAGACAGACCACAAGGCTCACGAGACTGTCCCCATAGAGGAAGAGTCAGAGGCGAGGAAGACTCAGCTGAGGAAGATGAAGGTCCAACTGGAGGAGATGATCCAGGGGCGACAACAGAAGATGAAGGAACTGCAACTCTCAGCAGAGACCAagaagatggaggcagagaaggaTGTAGAAGAGAGCAGGCAGGTCTTCACTGCCCTCATGCTCTCCTTTGAGAGAAGCCAGGACGAGCTGATCGAGGTCATTGAGGAGCAGCAGAGGGAAGTGGAGAAGAAGACTGCAGAGATGATTAAAGAGCTGGAGCAGGAAATCACTGATCTACTGAAGAGAAGCGCTGATCTGGAGGAACTCTCTCACTCTGAAGACCACCTCCTCATTTCCCAGAGCCTCCCTGCCCTCCGCTCCCTCCCAGAGAGCAaggacagggctggggtcagagTTCAAGGGGATCTGTGTGTGGAGCCTGTGTTGAAAGCTCTGTCTCAGCTGGAGAAGATGGTCCAGGAAGTGACGCTGCCTGACATCAAGCTGAGGTGGATGAAGAAGTGTGGGGTGGATGTGACTCTGGACCCGGACACGGCACACCCTGATCTCATCCTCtctgcagacaggagacaggtgaAACTGGGAGAAACAAATCCGAAAATCCACGACAAACCAGGCAGGTTTGACTATGTTGTCTGTGTTCTTGGAAAAGAAGGCTTCTCCTCCGGGAGGTTCTACTatgaggtggaggtgaaggagaagacCCGGTGGATTCTCGGCGTGGCCAAAGAGTCCatcaacaggaaggggccatttAAGCGCAGTCCTGCTAAGGGACACTGGGCTGTAGGCTTGATGGGTGATACTGGGTACACAGCTCATGCTGGACCtgatcttcctctctccctgagcCAGAAGCCCCAGAAGGTGGGGGTGTTCGTGGACTACGAGGGGGGGGAAGTCACCTTCTATGATGTGGAGGCCAGGTGCTGTATCTACTCCTTCACTGGATGGGTCTTCAGAGAGAAGATGTTCCCCTGCTTCTCCACTGGGCTTAACAATGACGGCAGAAACTCTGGACccctcatcctcagtcctgtcctgtaa